A genome region from Paludisphaera rhizosphaerae includes the following:
- a CDS encoding BlaI/MecI/CopY family transcriptional regulator, translating to MEEREGASRPTDGELAILRVMWARGPSTVREVHEALAGRRETGYTTTLKLMQIMAEKGILLRDSSQRTHVYFPRESAEVVERGLVRDLIDRAFDGAAGRLVLRALGSKKVTKEEAARIRELLDEIEGGKS from the coding sequence ATGGAAGAGCGGGAAGGGGCGTCACGGCCGACGGACGGCGAGCTGGCGATCCTGCGCGTCATGTGGGCCCGCGGGCCGAGCACGGTGCGCGAGGTTCATGAGGCGCTCGCGGGTCGTCGCGAGACGGGGTACACGACGACGCTCAAGCTGATGCAGATCATGGCGGAGAAGGGGATCCTGCTGCGCGATTCGTCGCAGCGGACCCACGTCTACTTCCCTCGCGAATCGGCCGAGGTCGTCGAACGCGGTTTGGTCCGCGATCTGATCGACCGCGCCTTCGACGGCGCGGCGGGGCGGCTGGTGCTGCGGGCGTTGGGCTCGAAGAAGGTGACGAAGGAGGAGGCGGCGCGGATCCGCGAGTTGCTCGACGAGATCGAGGGGGGCAAGTCATGA
- a CDS encoding M56 family metallopeptidase → MNAFATIIGGPIAFRLAWGLVHSLWQGALIAAALAAVLPFLRGRPGARYAAGWLALVALAATVPLSAAFAPDDAEPVATAIERPVVVVVPKPPLVAPQPSAAVASPVASPTPAEPAPTPPVAALAPITKPPAPIPADPWRMLRPFAPWIAGGWLLGALLLAFWRLGGWFRLRGLRRSATPASDDLQAVLDRVARRLKVGRAVKLLESARVRAPAVVGWLRPAVLAPLGMLAGMPIEQVELILAHELAHVRRGDFLANLLQTAFETLLFYHPAAWWISRTIRAEREACCDDAVVAATGERLTYGRALAHLAELCAEPLSVPASGGDLLTRVRRIVRPEPIRPLPQAVGGVLALAATLAVTALVAAPQAVKEAVAADPPAGDRPRIVSVSPADGATDVPVETEIRIRFDRPMSPTKTILEWAIGGPAWFWPQGSWRYDEEAREFTLPVRLTPGVKHRLNLNVKQPAGRGDDYEGFRAADGRAAEVFQWSFATVAPRPVPEGAPNPMMGDVRPRNSRGEVGLLTLVTIPFDRPMDPNSYEFSREEGYIGGDAGPRILEASYDAAKFSFSFLMSMPSNWYGELLPQKFRSVEGAPASRYPLVYRTLHKPFDDALSERVAEAARSPKLREVVERTREASRKIESATIHATVTQGMSLAPTKQWLDRIWTYGATFRTAPGGKFTAEVDELMGLRYRVGSDGTTCWADNPREPASAPASAIEDKKMSLIDPFDAHGQATVADLIRDRKLEYVGQSDVNGRRCHEIRSWNLDPRFPDMLPHWFIDAETFLPARVVSSWSIAFDFTYEDINANVPDDVFRVPPGVPPPAPLPEGFTSRYLFARDGTDGYLGVGWGMLGNAKRAGGGISFGAPADRR, encoded by the coding sequence ATGAACGCATTCGCAACGATCATCGGCGGCCCGATCGCCTTCCGGCTGGCGTGGGGCCTGGTCCATTCCCTCTGGCAGGGCGCCCTGATCGCCGCCGCCCTGGCGGCCGTGCTGCCGTTCCTGCGCGGTCGACCGGGCGCCCGATACGCCGCCGGCTGGCTGGCGCTCGTCGCCCTCGCCGCGACCGTCCCGCTGTCGGCGGCCTTCGCGCCGGATGACGCCGAGCCCGTCGCGACCGCGATCGAGCGGCCGGTCGTCGTGGTCGTTCCGAAACCTCCCCTCGTCGCTCCCCAGCCGTCGGCCGCCGTCGCCTCGCCCGTCGCGAGTCCGACGCCCGCCGAGCCTGCGCCGACGCCCCCCGTCGCGGCCTTGGCTCCGATAACGAAGCCGCCGGCGCCGATCCCCGCCGACCCCTGGCGAATGCTGCGGCCGTTCGCGCCCTGGATCGCGGGGGGATGGCTATTGGGGGCCCTGCTGCTGGCCTTCTGGCGCCTGGGCGGCTGGTTCCGGCTGCGGGGGTTGAGACGAAGTGCAACGCCCGCATCGGACGACCTGCAAGCGGTGCTGGATCGCGTCGCCCGGCGCTTGAAGGTCGGGCGGGCGGTGAAGCTGCTGGAGTCGGCCCGGGTGCGGGCGCCGGCGGTGGTGGGCTGGCTGCGGCCGGCGGTGCTGGCGCCGCTGGGGATGCTCGCCGGGATGCCCATCGAGCAGGTGGAGTTGATCCTCGCCCACGAGCTGGCCCACGTCCGCCGGGGCGACTTCCTGGCGAACCTCTTGCAGACGGCCTTTGAGACCCTGCTGTTCTACCACCCGGCCGCCTGGTGGATCTCCCGGACGATCCGGGCCGAGCGCGAGGCCTGCTGCGACGACGCCGTGGTCGCGGCCACCGGCGAGCGGCTCACGTACGGCCGGGCCCTCGCCCACCTGGCGGAACTCTGCGCCGAGCCGCTTTCCGTCCCGGCCTCCGGCGGCGACCTGCTGACCCGCGTCCGCCGGATCGTCCGCCCCGAGCCGATCCGACCGCTGCCGCAGGCCGTCGGCGGCGTGCTCGCCCTGGCCGCGACCCTCGCCGTCACCGCCCTCGTCGCCGCGCCGCAGGCCGTGAAAGAGGCGGTCGCCGCCGATCCCCCCGCCGGCGACCGTCCCAGAATCGTCTCCGTCTCCCCCGCCGACGGCGCGACCGACGTCCCCGTCGAGACCGAGATCCGCATCCGCTTCGATCGCCCCATGAGCCCGACAAAGACGATTTTGGAATGGGCGATCGGCGGTCCCGCCTGGTTCTGGCCGCAGGGATCGTGGAGGTACGACGAGGAGGCTCGTGAATTCACCCTGCCGGTCCGACTCACGCCCGGCGTGAAGCATCGATTGAACCTCAACGTGAAGCAACCCGCCGGCCGCGGCGATGACTACGAAGGTTTCCGCGCCGCGGACGGCCGGGCCGCGGAGGTCTTCCAATGGTCGTTCGCCACGGTCGCGCCCAGGCCGGTCCCCGAAGGGGCGCCCAATCCCATGATGGGCGATGTTCGGCCGAGGAACAGCCGGGGCGAGGTCGGCCTGCTGACGCTCGTGACGATCCCCTTCGATCGGCCGATGGATCCCAACTCATACGAATTCTCCCGGGAGGAGGGTTACATCGGCGGCGACGCGGGGCCTCGGATCCTCGAAGCCTCTTACGACGCGGCGAAGTTCTCGTTCTCCTTCCTCATGTCGATGCCGTCGAACTGGTACGGCGAGCTGCTGCCGCAAAAATTCCGCTCGGTCGAGGGAGCCCCGGCCAGTCGGTATCCTCTGGTCTATCGCACGCTCCACAAGCCCTTCGACGACGCGCTGAGCGAGCGTGTCGCGGAGGCGGCCCGATCTCCCAAACTGCGCGAGGTCGTCGAGCGAACCCGCGAGGCTTCGCGCAAGATCGAGTCCGCGACGATCCACGCGACCGTCACGCAAGGGATGTCTCTGGCTCCCACGAAACAATGGCTCGACCGGATTTGGACGTATGGGGCGACGTTCCGCACGGCGCCTGGCGGCAAGTTCACGGCCGAGGTCGACGAACTCATGGGCCTCCGCTATCGCGTCGGTTCCGACGGGACGACCTGCTGGGCCGACAACCCCAGGGAGCCCGCCTCGGCTCCCGCGTCGGCGATCGAAGACAAGAAGATGTCGCTGATCGATCCCTTTGACGCCCACGGCCAGGCGACCGTCGCCGACTTGATCCGCGACCGCAAACTGGAGTACGTCGGCCAGAGCGATGTCAACGGCCGCCGCTGCCATGAGATCCGGTCGTGGAATCTCGATCCGCGCTTCCCCGATATGCTGCCGCACTGGTTCATCGATGCCGAAACGTTCCTGCCGGCGCGGGTGGTCAGCTCCTGGTCGATCGCGTTCGACTTCACCTATGAGGATATCAACGCAAATGTCCCCGACGACGTCTTCCGCGTCCCCCCCGGCGTGCCGCCCCCGGCGCCGCTTCCCGAGGGTTTCACCAGCCGGTACCTATTCGCGCGGGATGGGACCGACGGTTATCTAGGGGTTGGCTGGGGCATGTTGGGGAACGCCAAGAGGGCCGGCGGCGGGATCAGCTTCGGCGCGCCGGCAGACCGGCGGTAG
- a CDS encoding L-serine ammonia-lyase gives MDFISTFDMFKIGLGPSSSHTMGPWAAARRFLKALRREGLFDGVVRVRVDLFGSLAKTGKGHGTDLAVILGLCDWDPTACDPSQVHPAVARVRAEKTLPLAGVRSIPFERGDVAFHMDETLPFHPNALTFTATLDDGTTRSETYYSIGGGFVVQEGEDAARPAGVDVPYPFETADDLHQACKRSGLTIPKVVLRDELATRDEAAIRDGLDRIWTAMRGSAFRGAFTEGILPGGLEVVRRAPHLNRSLLGDRFEAASKDAESWVEAVRASAGGFDATLKWVACFALAVNEENAAFGRVVTAPTNGAAGVIPATLLYRVCFHDGGAEAVAPFLLTAGAIGAVFKKRATISAALGGCQAEIGVSSAMAAAGLTQTLGGTTEQALMAAEIAMEHHLGLTCDPVGGLVQVPCIERNTMGAVKAITAAQLALEGDPARAKVSLDAVIRSMWETAQNMSSKYKETSEGGLAVQIPVNVIEC, from the coding sequence ATGGACTTCATCAGCACGTTCGACATGTTCAAGATCGGCCTGGGGCCGTCCAGCTCGCACACGATGGGGCCGTGGGCGGCGGCGCGGCGGTTCTTGAAGGCGCTCCGGCGTGAGGGGCTGTTCGACGGCGTCGTGCGCGTGCGGGTCGACCTGTTCGGCTCGTTGGCGAAGACGGGGAAGGGGCACGGGACGGACCTTGCGGTGATCCTGGGGCTCTGCGACTGGGACCCCACCGCCTGCGATCCCTCGCAGGTCCACCCGGCCGTGGCGCGGGTCCGGGCCGAGAAGACGCTGCCCCTGGCCGGCGTGCGGTCGATCCCCTTCGAGCGCGGGGACGTCGCCTTCCACATGGACGAGACCCTGCCGTTCCATCCCAACGCCCTGACATTCACGGCGACCCTCGACGACGGAACGACCCGGTCGGAGACGTACTACTCGATCGGCGGCGGCTTCGTCGTTCAGGAGGGGGAGGACGCGGCGCGGCCGGCGGGCGTCGACGTGCCATATCCCTTCGAAACGGCCGACGACCTGCACCAGGCTTGCAAACGCTCCGGCTTGACCATCCCCAAGGTCGTCCTGCGCGATGAACTGGCGACCCGCGACGAGGCCGCGATCCGCGACGGCCTGGACCGGATCTGGACGGCCATGCGGGGCTCCGCTTTTCGCGGGGCCTTCACCGAGGGGATCCTCCCCGGCGGCCTGGAGGTCGTCCGCCGCGCCCCGCACCTGAACCGCTCGCTGCTGGGCGATCGGTTCGAGGCCGCTTCGAAGGACGCCGAGAGCTGGGTCGAGGCCGTGCGGGCCTCGGCGGGGGGCTTTGACGCGACGCTCAAGTGGGTGGCCTGCTTCGCGCTGGCGGTCAACGAGGAGAACGCGGCGTTCGGCCGGGTGGTCACCGCCCCCACCAACGGCGCGGCGGGGGTGATCCCGGCGACGCTCCTCTACCGCGTCTGCTTCCACGACGGCGGCGCCGAGGCCGTCGCCCCGTTCCTGCTGACGGCCGGGGCGATCGGCGCTGTCTTCAAGAAGCGGGCGACGATCTCCGCCGCGCTGGGGGGCTGCCAGGCGGAGATCGGCGTCTCCAGCGCCATGGCCGCGGCCGGTTTGACCCAGACCCTGGGCGGGACGACCGAGCAGGCCCTGATGGCGGCGGAGATCGCCATGGAGCACCACCTGGGCCTGACCTGCGACCCCGTCGGCGGCCTGGTGCAGGTCCCCTGCATTGAGCGGAACACCATGGGCGCCGTCAAGGCGATCACCGCCGCCCAACTCGCCCTCGAAGGCGACCCCGCCCGCGCCAAGGTCAGCCTGGACGCCGTCATCCGCTCCATGTGGGAGACCGCCCAGAACATGAGCTCCAAATACAAGGAAACGTCCGAAGGCGGCCTCGCCGTCCAGATCCCCGTCAACGTGATCGAGTGCTGA
- a CDS encoding RNA polymerase sigma factor, with translation MQPDAEIVRAVLDGDREAFAALVARHERAAWATAWRVLRDDHAAADAAQEAFLQAFHRLADLRRPERFGVWLLRITKRESVRLGRRLASGSGRPLDGDGGEARASPASDVPADAEELLAAVARLPEHERLVVALHYLEGRPVAEVAAVLGRPVGTVTKQLSRAIERLRVRTKGVLG, from the coding sequence ATGCAGCCAGACGCCGAGATCGTGCGGGCCGTGCTCGACGGCGACCGGGAGGCCTTCGCCGCTTTGGTCGCGCGGCACGAGCGCGCGGCCTGGGCGACGGCCTGGCGCGTCCTTCGCGACGACCACGCCGCGGCCGACGCGGCGCAAGAGGCGTTCCTCCAGGCGTTCCATAGGCTGGCCGACCTCCGCAGGCCGGAGCGGTTCGGGGTCTGGCTGCTCCGCATCACGAAACGCGAGTCCGTCCGGCTGGGCCGGAGGCTCGCGAGCGGCTCGGGCCGGCCGCTCGATGGGGACGGCGGGGAAGCCCGTGCGAGCCCCGCGAGCGACGTCCCGGCCGACGCCGAGGAACTGCTGGCGGCCGTGGCCAGGCTCCCGGAGCACGAGCGGCTCGTCGTCGCGCTCCATTACCTTGAGGGCCGCCCGGTCGCCGAGGTCGCGGCCGTGCTCGGGCGGCCCGTCGGCACCGTCACCAAGCAGCTTTCGCGAGCGATCGAACGGTTGCGCGTCAGGACGAAAGGGGTGCTGGGATGA